From Scleropages formosus chromosome 1, fSclFor1.1, whole genome shotgun sequence, a single genomic window includes:
- the cdk2ap1 gene encoding cyclin-dependent kinase 2-associated protein 1, with product MSLGMSYKPNLHQHIPGTSVNQVGNVHSPSTSLATLQSYRPILNDYGPPSLGFSQGTSGTQVPQNKYAELLAIIEELGKEIRPTYAGSKSAMERLKRGIIHARGLVRECLAETERNARS from the exons aTGTCTCTGGGAATGTCTTACAAACCCAACCTCCACCAGCACATTCCGGGAACTTCCGTGAATCAGG ttggAAATGTCCATTCTCCTTCTACAAGCTTAGCTACGCTGCAGTCGTACAGGCCGATACTGAATGACTATGGACCTCCATCTCTGGGCTTCTCACAG gggACTAGTGGAACCCAAGTGCCTCAGAACAAGTATGCAGAACTCCTAGCCATCATCGAAGAACTTGGAAAGGAGATCAGACCAACTTATGCTGGAAGTAAAAGTGCTATGGAAAGATTAAAGAGAG GTATCATCCATGCCAGAGGGCTGGTGCGTGAGTGCTTGGCAGAAACTGAGAGGAACGCCAGATCCTAA
- the mtrfr gene encoding mitochondrial translation release factor in rescue isoform X2 — protein MFFVCTEEMSVSVFTFWKHLFSAAWRGMWVLRDPGRPLPLLSPLRVGRSGWPGLQTAGKKDHVDLDDLNEEELEEQFVRGTGPGGQATNKTSNCVVLKHIPSGIVVKCHQTRSLETNRKRAREVMKEKLDVFYKGEESDILRKKKESECRKLEKRKRVKELLEKKRLFKETIAAISKLGSDTR, from the exons ATGTTCTTTGT CTGCACAGAAGAAATGTCAGTGTCGGTGTTTACTTTCTGGAAACATCTGTTCTCTGCTGCCTGGAGAGGAATGTGGGTGCTGCGAGATCCTGGGCGACCATTGCCACTGCTGTCCCCCCTGCGGGTGGGCAGATCAGGTTGGCCGGGCCTCCAGACTGCAGGAAAGAAGGACCATGTGGATCTGGATGACCTCAacgaggaggagctggaggagcagttTGTTCGGGGAACAGGGCCAGGTGGTCAGGCGACCAATAAGACCAGCAACTGCGTGGTGCTGAAACACATCCCGTCTGGCATCGTGGTGAAG TGTCACCAAACCAGGTCCTTGGAGACTAATAGGAAGAGGGCTCGGGAAGTCATGAAAGAGAAGCTGGATGTTTTCTACAAAGGAGAAGAAAGTGACATTCTCAGAAAGAAGAAGGAGTCTGAGTGTAGGAAACTGGAGAAGAGGAAAAGGGTCAAAGAATTGCTTGAAAAGAAAAGACTGTTTAAAGAAACCATAGCAGCCATTTCCAAACTAGGCAGTGACACAAGGTAG
- the mphosph9 gene encoding M-phase phosphoprotein 9: MSTDDSISEDVSSSAALGHDNTEECGGKESEASIISSEDSPSGLTGPEEERSAVRSVRTLQGFIQAAAGAVNNQVSPKTKCSSGHKNRSLSLNVEDKFSFGRTLPVINPSSLQTLTALVQEIRSSGETDPALWKDSEGRWLQLFQLVEKQYQEQILAQHEQYQCQIQLIQDEIKALVQLQNRQSAPQPPESPLLELLDLPGVSRASGSVSPELASSKTPQSQEERAASVLQSSGYGTLCTPDPEVGGGAAEEPHGGRDEQLQLASSPPGSAGPGSFVSDRSAGRCIGTPAASGPPILTSPADQSKPNSHTLTTWAQKQKHRLLRSKTVQGLQPKVQTRQLDGPEQQRSEGSPDIQADSSDRYPSVVPPLQSYLRRSDSLVSEASGLTYWKLEENELYHPLPNRLDGGTFHLQQESPRSLTPPEEPRPSISLREIYRSRHREATNILTLDTSNSSTATTQVLNLELSKAHMRPSSRTSGFSSPFRFSGPSFPAQVRGCHAGGAPISPDSMADAGTGQNHTDTDSVSNASSLSGATPIKRSPTQFLEGVTLIQPRCASPMIHNGFSDAGPDEKEVIAAGQTLPKWDPQVVGVRQRTSSLDDPVVLSLVRQNMREKTSRHIADLRAYYESEISILKEKLDSQKQQQSLELEKANQSLLDRCEQLERALMEANNCIHELESKNLLLERQLAEWPEKYAASSSAIQVLQQRLDEAWRSGREKETTTTQLRARLRQVEEALQNAHSLSDDKDTQLKKEHKMLQDLLAEYEGLNKYHERVKENLVSTEDKLFEANTQISELRRMVSKLEIQIKQLEYENTKARHVSRSQSQPTGAGFFHHPDLLLSPSKSLADVEGSRRKTPSPVDERPPDQSRVDRETLQEASRAHSPPERESMQDQTAGQESTQRDIAFMPLMKALIHMDETRATEGLALRKLDASGSASGPSGLVSCRPTVSFVESTSRASDLERVSALQRTRRSLSPEGHRSSSLPPCTRRSSQVPLSTKRETLVAPLSAKSSPKRCPTENFSTAFGQSPSWPCHNNTRFDGRFDQSILLTSSLPHSSRSKKKLQFMSAGDQEENDQSSNGGPKPNLTESTTGVAWTKQGAEGSEQEPLASCGEPPSYHGRLLSLADTERLFDELNQEKQQIEAALSRIPAAGGRVTLQAKLDEEALEDRLEKINHDLGSIRMTLKRFHVLRSSSNI; encoded by the exons ATGTCCACAGATGATAGCATCTCTGAGGACGTGTCCAGTTCGGCCGCCCTGGGCCACGACAACACTGAGGAATGTGGCGGAAAGGAGAGCGAGGCCTCCATCATCTCGTCCGAGGACTCGCCATCAGGGCTGACTGGCCCAGAGGAAGAGCGATCTGCCGTCCGTTCCGTGCGAACCCTTCAGGGGTTCATCCAGGCTGCTGCGGGGGCTGTGAACAACCAAGTCTCCCctaaaacaaaatgcagtagTGGCCATAAGAACAG GAGTCTCTCTCTCAACGTGGAGGACAAGTTCAGCTTTGGAAGAACCCTCCCAGTCATCAACCCCAGTTCCCTGCAGACGTTAACGGCGCTGGTGCAAGAGATCCGAAGCAGCGGCGAGACGGATCCGGCGCTGTGGAAGGACAGTGAG GGCAGATGGCTACAGCTCTTCCAGCTGGTGGAGAAGCAATATCAGGAGCAAATCCTCGCTCAACATGAACAGTATCAGTGCCAAATTCAG CTCATACAAGATGAAATCAAGGCCCTAGTCCAGCTGCAGAATAGACAGAGCGCCCCCCAGCCACCTGAGTCACCGCTCCTGGAGCTCCTTGACCTCCCAGGTGTCTCGCGTGCTTCGGGTTCAGTCTCCCCAGAGCTGGCCTCGTCGAAGACCCCGCAGTCGCAGGAGGAGCGAGCAGCTTCGGTGCTGCAGAGCAGCGGCTACGGGACTCTCTGCACCCCGGACCCAGAGGTTGGAGGCGGTGCCGCTGAGGAGCCCCACGGGGGTAGAGATGAGCAACTCCAGCTGGCTTCTTCACCCCCTGGCTCAGCCGGTCCTGGCAGCTTTGTGTCAGACCGCAGTGCAGGACGGTGTATTGGGACTCCTGCAGCCTCAGGACCCCCCATTCTCACATCCCCTGCTGATCAGTCGAAACCCAACAG TCACACGTTGACCACTTGGGCACAGAAGCAGAAGCACAGGTTGCTGAGGAGCAAGACTGTGCAGGGCCTGCAGCCGAAGGTTCAAACTAGGCAGTTGGATGGGCCAGAGCAGCAGAGGAGTGAGGGAAGTCCTGACATCCAGGCCGACAGCTCTGACCGT TATCCATCCGTTGTCCCACCATTACAGTCCTACCTGAGACGAAGTGATAGCCTGGTGTCTGAAGCTTCAG GTCTTACCTACTGGAAGCTGGAGGAGAACGAGCTGTATCACCCTCTGCCCAACAGGCTGGATGGTGGAACGTTCCACCTGCAGCAGGAGTCGCCCCGAAGCCTG ACTCCCCCAGAGGAGCCCAGGCCTTCCATCTCTCTGAGGGAGATCTACAggagcagacacagggaggcaACTAATATCCTCACCCTGGACACCTCCAACTCAAGTACAGCTACAACCCAG GTGTTGAACCTTGAGCTCAGCAAAGCACACATGAGGCCATCGAGCAGGACATCTGGCTTCTCCTCCCCTTTCCGCTTCAGTGGCCCCTCTTTTCCTGCCCAAGTGCGGGGCTGCCATGCTGGGGGTGCTCCCATCAGCCCAGACTCCATGGCAGATGCTGGCACTGGAcagaaccacacagacacagacagtgtGTCCAATGCCAGTAGTCTTTCTGGGGCCACACCCATCAAGCGATCCCCTACCCAGTTCCTAGAGGGAGTGACTCTCATTCAGCCCCGCTGTGCCTCTCCTATGATACACAATGGCTTCTCAGACGCAGGCCCTGATGAGAAGGAGGTTATCGCCGCTGGTCAGACCCTTCCCAAATGGGACCCCCAAGTGGTCGGAGTCCGCCAAAGAACCAGCTCACTAGATGACCCAGTGGTCCTATCTCT GGTGAGGCAGAACATGCGAGAGAAGACCTCCCGCCACATTGCTGATCTCCGAGCATACTATGAATCAGAAATTAGCATACTGAAGGAAAAGCTTGACTCTCAGAAGCAACAACAGAGCTTGGAATTGGAGAAGGCGAACCAGAGCTTATTAGACAG GTGTGAGCAGCTGGAGAGAGCTCTGATGGAGGCCAACAACTGCATCCATGAGTTGGAGAGCAAGAATCTGCTTCTGGAAAGGCAGCTG GCGGAGTGGCCGGAGAAGTACGCAGCCAGCAGCAGTGCCATTCAGGTCCTGCAGCAGCGCCTGGATGAGGCCTGGCGGAGCGGCCGGGAGAAGGAGACCACGACGACCCAGCTAAGGGCCCGGCTGCGGCAGGTGGAGGAGGCCCTGCAGAATGCCCACAGCCTCTCTGATGACAAAGACACCCAGCTGAAGAAGGAGCACAAGATGCTGCAGGAT CTTCTTGCAGAGTATGAAGGATTAAACAAATATCACGAAAGAGTTAAG GAGAATTTGGTTTCCACTGAGGACAAACTGTTTGAAGCGAACACACAAATATCCGAGCTAAGAAG GATGGTCTCCAAGCTAGAGATACAGATCAAGCAGCTGGAATACGAGAACACAAAGGCGCGCCATGTGTCCCGCAGCCAATCACAGCCTACTGGAGCTGG GTTCTTCCACCATCCAGACCTGCTCCTCTCTCCCAGCAAGAGCCTTGCTGATGTAGAAGGCAGCCGCAGGAAGACCCCCAGCCCTGTGGATGAGCGACCCCCTGATCAGAGCAGAGTAGACAG AGAGACTCTGCAGGAAGCATCTAGAGCCCATTCTCCCCCGGAAAGGGAGTCCATGCAAGATCAGACCGCAGGCCAGGAATCCACACAGCGGGACATAGCCTTCATGCCACTTATGAAGGCGCTCATCCACATGGACGAGACCAGGGCCACTGAAGGGCTAGCCCTGCGCAAGTTGGACGCCAGTGGCTCTGCCTCTGGCCCTTCTG GCCTGGTGAGTTGCAGGCCTACTGTGAGTTTTGTGGAAAGCACCAGTCGAGCATCAGACCTCGAGAGGGTCAGTGCCCTGCAGAGGACCAGGAGGAGCCTTTCACCAGAGGGGCACCGATCTTCCTCCCTGCCCCCTTGCACTCGCAGGAGCAGCCAGGTCCCATTGTCTA CTAAAAGGGAGACCCTGGTGGCACCACTCTCTGCAAAGTCTAGCCCCAAACGCTGTCCAACAGAGAACTTCTCCACTGCTTTCGGACAGTCCCCTTCTTGGCCATGTCACAACAACACACG GTTTGATGGACGATTTGATCAAAGCATCCTGTTGACGTCATCCTTACCTCACAGTTCTAGGTCTAAAAAGAAACTCCAGTTTATGTCAGCAGGGGATCAAGAAG AAAATGACCAGTCGAGTAATGGAGGTCCAAAGCCAAACCTGACAGAGAGCACCACAGGGGTGGCCTGGACAAAGCAGGGTGCCGAGGGGAGTGAACAGGAGCCCCTGGCTTCCTGTGGTGAGCCTCCCTCATACCATGGGCGACTGCTGTCACTGGCTGACACAGAGCGCCTGTTTGACGAACTCAATCAAGAGAAGCAGCAG ATCGAGGCTGCGCTGAGCCGAATCCCAGCCGCTGGGGGACGAGTCACCTTGCAGGCTAAGCTGGACGAA GAGGCTTTGGAAGATCGACTGGAGAAAATCAATCACGACTTGGGGTCCATCCGCATGACTTTGAAGAGATTTCATGTTCTACGCAGCTCCAGCAAtatatag
- the mtrfr gene encoding mitochondrial translation release factor in rescue isoform X1 → MYHSCTEEMSVSVFTFWKHLFSAAWRGMWVLRDPGRPLPLLSPLRVGRSGWPGLQTAGKKDHVDLDDLNEEELEEQFVRGTGPGGQATNKTSNCVVLKHIPSGIVVKCHQTRSLETNRKRAREVMKEKLDVFYKGEESDILRKKKESECRKLEKRKRVKELLEKKRLFKETIAAISKLGSDTR, encoded by the exons ATGTATCATAG CTGCACAGAAGAAATGTCAGTGTCGGTGTTTACTTTCTGGAAACATCTGTTCTCTGCTGCCTGGAGAGGAATGTGGGTGCTGCGAGATCCTGGGCGACCATTGCCACTGCTGTCCCCCCTGCGGGTGGGCAGATCAGGTTGGCCGGGCCTCCAGACTGCAGGAAAGAAGGACCATGTGGATCTGGATGACCTCAacgaggaggagctggaggagcagttTGTTCGGGGAACAGGGCCAGGTGGTCAGGCGACCAATAAGACCAGCAACTGCGTGGTGCTGAAACACATCCCGTCTGGCATCGTGGTGAAG TGTCACCAAACCAGGTCCTTGGAGACTAATAGGAAGAGGGCTCGGGAAGTCATGAAAGAGAAGCTGGATGTTTTCTACAAAGGAGAAGAAAGTGACATTCTCAGAAAGAAGAAGGAGTCTGAGTGTAGGAAACTGGAGAAGAGGAAAAGGGTCAAAGAATTGCTTGAAAAGAAAAGACTGTTTAAAGAAACCATAGCAGCCATTTCCAAACTAGGCAGTGACACAAGGTAG